The DNA window CAAATCGTGGATACATCCATCGTACCAGCGCCATGCTTCAAATCAGCCCCATCAGGCTTGCATTTTTCTGATGCTTCTTCCCAATAAGATGGTTGGCCAGCATCTTTTCGCTGTTGCACTGCAGATTGCAGACCTTGCAGAAGGTCATCACCTTCTTCTTGCACACCTTCCCTCTGTGTTTCTTGCCCCGACGATGCTCCTCAAACATAAACTCATTGCTGCACTGCACATTGCAGACCTTGCAGAAGTATAGTGACATCATGTGCCGCGCCATCTCCGAGCTCACAACGCTGTTGCTGCTAGAACCATTCAGAGGTAGTTTACCCCAAGCAGAGGGTGGTCCTAGGTGCCCATAGTTCATTGCCATACTCTTGCTTCCTTCCTGGTGCAGGGCACGAGTCGTTGTCTGGTGCCTTCCACCATTGTTCCTTGATTCCAAGCTTGCCACATTTGACCGGTGCTTCTGCCCTGCGAAATGCTGCTGTAAGTTGTGCTCACTTGTTGCTTCCACCTGGCAGACGTTACAGCCCCATCTCTCTGGTGACTTTGGTTGCTTTACTGGTAAGGTTATTTCCGTCAGTTTCCATGTCTGTGAACGTGGCCTGGGCTGGTTAGTCTGTTTGTTTAACACGCACTTCGATTAGATCATTGTTAATTGAAAAGCAAGGGAAGCTAACGTGGTACTAAGAACTTTACGCAGTTTATTTGGAACATTAAAATGTATGATCCATGCGAAATAAGCAAAGTAACTTCCTCAACAAATCCATGCGTATATAGAATCTACCAAGAAAACAAAAAGTCAAACCTTTGAGGGTATCTTAATTAGCGGCCTTgtgagaaaaagaaaaacattATAGTAAGGTGCCCACCTCATTCGACTCTTGCATTTTGCCCTCCTGACCTGCCTTGCCATCAGTCGAGCATTCAGTGAGGCGATACTCCGTGACAGGCTTCCAGGACTTCAATTCCCCACTACTTCCATCCTTTTCCTTTGGATCTTTGACCACACCCGAAAACCCAAGGTGTGGCATGAACTCCTTAGCACAGGAGTAGGGGATACCCTGTTGCACATCAGCAAGGGAAATG is part of the Panicum hallii strain FIL2 chromosome 2, PHallii_v3.1, whole genome shotgun sequence genome and encodes:
- the LOC112880080 gene encoding uncharacterized protein LOC112880080 isoform X1; the encoded protein is MEFARRGPAAAAADGDVSDCRRSRDPLSHGYSTLVIRDALQAQLQKDRLRQEIIEAELAKIDRALDRISLADVQQGIPYSCAKEFMPHLGFSGVVKDPKEKDGSSGELKSWKPVTEYRLTECSTDGKAGQEGKMQESNETNQPRPRSQTWKLTEITLPVKQPKSPERWGCNVCQVEATSEHNLQQHFAGQKHRSNVASLESRNNGGRHQTTTRALHQEGSKSMAMNYGHLGPPSAWGKLPLNGSSSNSVVSSEMARHMMSLYFCKVCNVQCSNEFMFEEHRRGKKHRGKVCKKKVMTFCKVCNLQCNSEKMLANHLIGKKHQKNASLMGLI
- the LOC112880080 gene encoding uncharacterized protein LOC112880080 isoform X2; amino-acid sequence: MEFARRGPAAAAADGDVSDCRRSRDPLSHGYSTLVIRDALQAQLQKDRLRQEIIEAELAKIDRALDRISLADVQQGIPYSCAKEFMPHLGFSGVVKDPKEKDGSSGELKSWKPVTEYRLTECSTDGKAGQEGKMQESNETWKLTEITLPVKQPKSPERWGCNVCQVEATSEHNLQQHFAGQKHRSNVASLESRNNGGRHQTTTRALHQEGSKSMAMNYGHLGPPSAWGKLPLNGSSSNSVVSSEMARHMMSLYFCKVCNVQCSNEFMFEEHRRGKKHRGKVCKKKVMTFCKVCNLQCNSEKMLANHLIGKKHQKNASLMGLI